From a region of the Campylobacter showae genome:
- a CDS encoding molybdopterin-dependent oxidoreductase, protein MQIFFKLYFYYAFYLKLHLYFKLTTKFHKGEKMQRRDFLKAAAATAAGASSLNATSLISDNLMSDTPAKMSASHFGAIKGLVKNGKFEGVLDASEIDFYPVSLTQGVVARTYDQTRIARPSVRKGYLEKGYQSDKSMRGKDEWVEISWEQAFKLVADELKRVYKEYGGSAIYGGSYGWYSVGSVNNPQPLLGRMLNILGGYTTRTLTYSTHAIRAITPYVSGTDESGALQTAWPTILKESEIVVIWGADPINTNQIAWGVPDHESYIYFRKLKQEMKKRGVKVIVIDPVYNNTSAYLNAEHIYVNPTTDVALMMAICYEMMQAGVADEKFLKKYTSGSEQFIAYLKGEAEDKVVKNAAWAAKICGVSEAEIVNLAKIFGSKRTMLMGGWGPQRAHHGEQFHWMMITLAAFIGQIGLPGGGYGFGYHYSDGGCPSPAAPVVNNALSLSSGKAQSSLAFPGLGSVSIMPSIDGEWKNRENIAIPVSRILDCINNPGKEVDFNCKKITYPTIKMAYWAGGNPFHHAPDTNLMAKTFEKLDTFIVQDCFWTASARMADIVLPATTEQERDDIIKSHTNKFIIAMHKIAEPYEQAKNDYQIYCGILKEFGDKEYMAFSEGKSEMDWIKQFYNASKKKGDENNLNMPSFEDFWKKGYVEFKIPDHAYEYVNMADFRKNPIINRLGTPSGKIEIVSKKIAKAMYADCPSHPTWMEPMEWLGDAEKTKKYPLNLVSPHPKYRLHSQLNNTWLRNLEEVQGREPVWMHPNDAKARGLGNGDVVRIFNDRGQILAGLIVTKNVKQGVVRMQEGSWWDPDKNGLCRHGNVNVLIPNEPSSSLAMGNQATALVQIEKFEGELPSLEVFSQPKFAKKG, encoded by the coding sequence TTGCAAATTTTTTTTAAATTATACTTTTATTATGCTTTTTATTTAAAATTACATTTATATTTTAAACTAACCACAAAATTTCACAAAGGAGAAAAGATGCAAAGACGAGATTTTTTAAAAGCCGCAGCAGCTACAGCCGCTGGTGCAAGTAGCTTAAACGCAACAAGTCTCATAAGTGACAACCTAATGAGCGACACGCCTGCAAAGATGAGCGCAAGCCATTTTGGTGCTATCAAAGGGCTAGTTAAAAACGGTAAATTTGAAGGTGTATTAGATGCCAGCGAGATTGACTTTTACCCAGTTAGTTTAACTCAAGGTGTGGTTGCTAGAACCTACGATCAAACTCGTATCGCACGTCCAAGCGTGCGTAAAGGATACCTAGAAAAAGGCTATCAAAGCGATAAATCAATGCGCGGTAAGGACGAGTGGGTCGAGATCAGCTGGGAGCAGGCTTTTAAACTAGTAGCCGACGAACTAAAACGCGTATATAAAGAGTACGGCGGTAGCGCGATATACGGCGGTAGCTACGGCTGGTATAGTGTGGGTAGCGTAAATAATCCACAACCCTTATTAGGCCGCATGTTAAACATCCTTGGCGGCTACACGACGCGCACGCTCACTTACTCTACGCATGCCATACGCGCCATCACACCTTACGTCAGCGGCACGGACGAGAGTGGTGCGCTACAAACGGCGTGGCCGACCATCCTAAAAGAGAGTGAAATTGTAGTCATCTGGGGTGCAGATCCGATAAATACCAACCAAATCGCATGGGGCGTGCCTGATCACGAGAGCTATATATATTTTAGAAAACTAAAACAAGAGATGAAAAAGCGAGGAGTTAAGGTTATCGTAATAGACCCCGTCTATAACAATACATCCGCCTATCTAAACGCTGAGCACATCTATGTAAATCCTACCACCGACGTAGCGCTAATGATGGCGATATGCTACGAGATGATGCAAGCTGGCGTAGCAGATGAAAAATTTCTAAAAAAATATACAAGCGGCTCAGAGCAATTTATTGCTTATCTAAAAGGCGAAGCCGAGGATAAAGTTGTAAAAAATGCGGCTTGGGCGGCAAAAATTTGCGGCGTAAGCGAGGCAGAGATTGTAAATTTAGCTAAAATTTTTGGCTCAAAACGTACTATGTTAATGGGCGGTTGGGGGCCACAGCGCGCACATCACGGTGAGCAGTTTCACTGGATGATGATAACGCTTGCTGCGTTTATCGGACAGATCGGACTACCAGGCGGCGGGTATGGTTTTGGCTATCACTACAGTGACGGCGGTTGCCCAAGCCCTGCAGCTCCGGTAGTTAACAATGCGCTAAGTCTATCGAGCGGCAAGGCTCAGTCTAGCTTGGCGTTCCCGGGTCTTGGCAGTGTGAGCATCATGCCAAGCATTGATGGCGAGTGGAAAAATAGAGAAAATATCGCCATTCCGGTTTCAAGGATTCTAGATTGCATAAATAACCCCGGCAAAGAAGTTGATTTTAACTGCAAAAAGATCACCTACCCAACTATAAAGATGGCATACTGGGCTGGCGGCAATCCATTCCACCATGCACCAGATACAAATTTAATGGCAAAAACTTTTGAAAAGCTTGATACGTTTATCGTGCAAGATTGCTTCTGGACAGCTTCGGCTCGCATGGCTGACATCGTTTTGCCGGCTACCACCGAGCAAGAGAGAGATGACATCATAAAATCTCATACGAACAAATTTATTATAGCTATGCACAAGATCGCTGAGCCATACGAGCAAGCTAAAAACGACTACCAAATTTACTGCGGCATTTTAAAAGAATTTGGCGATAAAGAGTACATGGCATTTAGCGAGGGCAAGAGTGAAATGGACTGGATCAAGCAGTTTTATAATGCCTCAAAGAAAAAGGGCGATGAAAATAACCTAAATATGCCTAGTTTCGAGGATTTTTGGAAAAAAGGATACGTGGAGTTTAAAATCCCTGATCATGCTTACGAATACGTTAATATGGCAGACTTTAGGAAAAATCCTATAATCAACAGGCTAGGAACGCCGTCTGGTAAAATAGAAATCGTCTCCAAAAAGATCGCAAAAGCGATGTACGCGGACTGCCCTAGCCATCCAACTTGGATGGAGCCGATGGAGTGGCTCGGGGATGCAGAAAAGACCAAGAAATATCCGCTAAATTTGGTCAGCCCACACCCAAAATACCGCCTTCACAGCCAACTAAACAACACATGGCTTAGAAACCTTGAAGAAGTTCAAGGCAGAGAGCCTGTATGGATGCATCCAAACGATGCAAAAGCTAGAGGTCTTGGAAACGGCGATGTGGTAAGAATTTTTAACGATCGCGGTCAAATTTTAGCAGGGCTTATCGTAACTAAAAACGTAAAACAAGGCGTTGTTAGAATGCAAGAGGGCAGCTGGTGGGATCCAGATAAAAACGGACTTTGCAGACACGGAAACGTAAATGTTTTAATACCAAACGAGCCAAGCTCAAGCCTTGCTATGGGAAATCAAGCAACTGCACTCGTGCAAATCGAGAAATTTGAGGGTGAATTGCCAAGCCTAGAGGTCTTTTCTCAGCCAAAATTTGCTAAAAAAGGATAA
- a CDS encoding response regulator transcription factor, with the protein MNEIFKELAHLNVLLVEDDTQLQGVLAGLLAPYVGQIYKAQNGQDGLESFSKNDIDVITTDINMTHMSGTSMAKRVRELDERVPIIFITAYDTDENLQNSLNIQNSNLLKKPFDKQQLLIMILMATKNGAKTSKRLNLGRGFSYDTQGRLLYKESETIVLTRTEQRLLHILAINKERVVSFDMIENFAWNGKVASFETIRNYINKLRTKTYTQLIKNVQGLGYKLSLDDEA; encoded by the coding sequence ATGAACGAAATTTTTAAAGAGTTAGCGCACCTAAATGTACTTTTGGTTGAGGATGACACGCAGCTGCAAGGAGTTTTGGCTGGACTTCTTGCACCATATGTAGGGCAAATTTACAAGGCGCAAAACGGGCAAGACGGTCTTGAGAGCTTTAGCAAAAACGACATTGATGTTATCACCACCGATATAAATATGACCCATATGAGCGGAACGTCGATGGCAAAACGAGTTAGAGAGCTTGACGAGCGTGTGCCGATCATTTTTATTACAGCCTATGATACCGATGAAAATTTACAAAACTCGCTCAACATACAAAATTCAAACCTGCTTAAAAAGCCATTTGATAAACAGCAACTTTTAATCATGATATTAATGGCCACAAAAAACGGTGCAAAAACTAGCAAGCGATTAAATTTAGGTCGTGGATTTAGCTACGATACACAAGGCAGATTACTTTATAAAGAGAGCGAAACTATCGTTTTAACTAGAACCGAACAGCGACTTTTGCATATCTTAGCGATAAATAAAGAGCGAGTCGTATCGTTTGATATGATAGAAAATTTCGCATGGAACGGTAAAGTAGCGTCATTTGAAACGATACGAAACTACATAAACAAACTACGCACCAAAACCTATACACAACTTATTAAAAACGTTCAAGGACTTGGCTACAAGCTCTCGCTTGATGACGAAGCTTAA